Genomic window (Juglans microcarpa x Juglans regia isolate MS1-56 chromosome 2S, Jm3101_v1.0, whole genome shotgun sequence):
attaaattttaaaaactagtagggaattgaaatatataattaaattcgaaacaaaagaaaatgtagaaatatatcattattagGGAATCGAAATCGTAGCACTGTGAAAATGTGTGTTTGTTAATAAAAGCTCGTTAAATTTATAGTAAAACTTAAATGACTTTATTTAATActattgaaatatataaaaattttatctacctcacattaaaaaaaataagaaaatttaatttttataatatggttTATCGTTTAGAAGAAAGAGTATAATTTGTTATTTATCGTTTATATATTTGTTAGTTATAgttataactaaaataacaaatatatataaatttggaataaaaaaataaaaataatgatttagGCTTGCTATAGTTGCTCTCTAAATTTGGAGCAATcctaaaatcaaaacttaatttaggAAACCGGATGTAGATGATTTCCTTCACttctcatgttttttttttttttcctataatttaattaaGGATTAATTTTAAGGATGCGGATGGACGGATGCTCTAACACATTATATATAGTGCTTAAGTTACATATAAAAAAGTACTACTAATTAAGATGTGGCCCCAAGTACTTGGAGTGGTAATTACtaatttgaatgttgaaattcaaatatatatatgatgagttTGGAAACCCACACAAACAGTACCGAACATGTAGTACTGGAATGGCCTGTCACTGGTCAACTGCCAAACCCTTTATATTTAaggatcatgcatgcatgcatgccttttgaggggcatacatacatatacacgACAACAAACATAATCCCTTCCACGTGCACCATGTTCCCTATTGCATCTCTTCTGTTCATCGCTGATCTGAGCACAAAATTACATGTGTGGTGCTAGGgtcacataatttaattattacacTTTTTTCCTATTAAATagtgtaaaaatttttttaaaaaaattattaaattcatttacacatttttaaaaatcataaaattattaaaaaaaatatttctttaattattaagtaaatttaaaaaaaaaatgggtacaCTTTTTCGATCGGGCTCTAAAATATATAGAGAGAAGGATGGATTCGAATCTTAAAATCAGAGGCTTTCCCAATTTCCCATATCTGACATCTATATAATTTTGGGGGTCAGAATTCAGAAATGGAAGGATCATCGTCTTCTTCTTGCGATACTATTTATATTGTTCAGACAGCTTTGGGGCCTTTGACAAAGGGAAAGAGACATGGACGGTGGGTGGGGGGCCGGCTTAATTAATTTCCACGAAGGCAGGCCATGAGAAATTGTTTCTTAACCCGACGTACGTACAACTCCCACCTGCATGCCTCCTTTCCCTACAAACATTTGATTTTTGCATGGGAACAGTACTGATCATCACCCGAAGTTTCTACGAAAGAATTTGATCAATGAAGGCCAAAAGTAAAGCTGCCTTGCTCCTTGTATATACATGATCCTTTTTTTAAATGTGCCTTTGTATTAATTAAATGAGCCGATGATGTTGGACAATCCACTTGTCTTTGAGGTCCCACGTAAGCCATCCCTTTGAGCTGTCAACAGTTtctaaaaacatataaaatttgTCAATATATATTGACGTACGAAATCAAAACTTTAAATTACTGTTGTCACAATAATATCCGTACTACCGTGTGTATAAGAATCAGACTAATTTGTAGATCAGGTACTTTAATAAAGATTATATTACCAATCACTGATATTGGACCAGCAAAatatagtaaaatttaaaatataactaaattttgtataaaattttgagCTACAGTCATTAACTCTAGAGAAATTTTTAAAGTTAGAGAGTCATTATTCACTTATCaaacctatattttattcacagaTAATCAACGATGGTTTTTTCCCttcttattcacaaattttattctcaagttgAAATTATTGACAATGAGCAGATATCGTCCAGATTTATGTCCAAATTATGTCTAGGAAATGTTTTTTTGTAAACAAGATTATATTATGTTGGAcaattaggttgaggaaaaaaataattgtgaagtaataattttaagtaaaaattaaattcttatataaaaatataaaatataaaaaaattatgaacaaattattattaaaatatataatgttatattattatttagactTTGTGATGGATAGTCCAATATAGACTagtttctttaataattttggctttagccaaaatctcaaattttacAATAccaaatgagaaaatatatttgcaaccgtAAATTGTGTAACTGCCGCGTAATCgcttagaaaaaaatgaataaaatatgggacccacatgaaaagaattatttttttaataatagactccactctttttcaaaatgattatgtgTCAGTTGTACAATTTatagttgtatgtagaattactcatatcAGATAGTGAAGTTCTCATACCCTAGTTTAAAACGTGCTCAAATACTAAAacattgccttttttttttttggaggggggaATTGTTTAGAGTGCGACTATACATCAGCTGCACTCTCCGCACActtcaatacaatttttttttttaaaacgcaACACAGGGTGTGCTACGACTGTAGCACACAGTAGgctacaatatatattttcccaATTGTTTATACCTTCCAAAGGCCAATTGTTTTCAGCAAGGAGACACTTTGGGCCATGGAAATCAAAGCTTAAAATCTCCATGAGATAGGCTTCTCTTCCCACGTTAGAGAGGCAAGACCCGTATTTTTAAATACGTGGGGgcagaaaacagaaaaaacaaaaaaaacaaaagaaaaaagggtgaGACTTTCTTCGGCTTGGAAGGCTCAGTTAATGGGCAATATACGTGAGTTGGTCCATGCGGATAAGTGGGCTAAAACCCTCGAACCAATTAACAAGCTTGGATGGCCGAATACCCTAGAGTATTGGAAATGACCTAGGTATTGTCAAGTCTAAATGTTAGCTAGAAttttaacttttgattataCTATTAACTTTTAGCTAGGTGAGTCTATATTAGATAAtccatcttaaaataaaaataataatataatattatatattttaataaaatttgataattttttttttatattttgcaaatacacttcaaaaataagtagaataaataaaaaattctgcAATTAGTATAGAATAAACATTAACAAATAagtatttatttgttaataGCCATCTGTATCCTCAACATTAGTATCCTCAACATAGTCCACAgtccaacatatataaaatgaattagtTGTATTGAGCAACACAGTCTACAAATAAATACCAACACAGTCCATAatccaacatatataaaatgaacaTTAGTATTGAGCAACGCAATCCACAAATAAATACCAACACATTCTTTTTAGGCACCAATACAGTCCACGGTCCAACATTAGTATCCTCAACATCTTAAAGTCAAACAAAGCTGCAAATTGTTGCCAATATATAGGTGTTATATCTGCCTGCCTCAAACTAACATGTAAAACTAGCAGTCTCCAATAGAATGTTTAAATCAACTtgaattatgatatatatatatatatatatatatatatatatatatatataaactatctaGCACTACATATAGAATTGGTATCATTTTTGGATAGAAGtcagaacaagaaaaataaaagtaataaaatccAACACagttttcagattttaacaaattacttgaaattttaacaaattttcaaCAGACACAGTCCacaaatatgcagaaaaataGCAAAGAAATAAAAGCCATCACAAAGAAGATAAACTTGTTGTTCTGTTTTGTTGATCTGGTATGcatgtgttttgttttgcaaagAAGAACAACAAAGATATTTTATTCCTGATCTGATATGCTTGTGCTCTAGATTTGGGTGTGCTCACATGAGAGGTAGGCAGACAGACAGAAAAAGAGCCCACTGGCTTGAAACTTCATAAGGTTGGCATTTATTACTAAATCATATACATCACAACCCAAAAACAGTTTACAAAGTAATTCAGCAATACCTAAAATTTCAGGTTTCTAGTGTTCACCAAATACTTTCTTTGTATTCTTTCTTTGCCTTTTCTCAGAAACACGATAAACCAAAACTATGAATTGAAAAAGTCATCTGCATGATATGAATCGTGAGAATATTCCATTTAAAGCACAACACTTCACATTAGAATAGACATTTATGActcaagttataaaaaaatgtgtcctaacaccataataaaaagtaaaaaatagcaTAGGATTAATAGTATTAGCTAATTAAACAATCAAATAAGAGCCATAGtggaacaaattaattttctaagaGTTGGTGCAATGAAGTTCCTGCTCTGTTtagttgtataatatatataaaaaataatctaaacacacaaattatttatatatacagaTTAGGATACCTTGGATTTAAAGGTCTTTAACAAAATAATCTAAACACACAATTTAGTTTAATAAGAGATATTTTCATCGAAAATTTTTAGGTAACATGCCAGAAgaagaaattctatttttacaaataaaaaaacaaatttttcttttcattctcttccACTTTTGCGACAGCCAAACATGATATCAAAACCAAAACTATCACGACTAGAGCCTCAAGATTAAAAGACTAGCCATAACTTAATGAATTAATTTTCTtacataaaggaaaaaaaaaactttgtacaGATTAGGGGCTTCtaaaattcatcaaatccaaaaatgtCCTCGAGTTTGTGAAGGATGTAGGGTTTCCCAAACTCTTCGGATCTATGTTGCAAAGTCGAGGAACAACAAcgataaaaatgatttcttaaagGAAACAACACAAttgtataaaaatgaaactacAGTTGTACTTCTCCTCCAAGCTTCGCCTTGGCCTCTGGGCTTCCTTCAAACATCAAAGTCGAAGTCGAAGTTAAAGGAGCTCACTGTCTCTGTCTTAAGGGGGTGGGGACTCAAGAAGTATTAGGAACCTTGGAACGACAGGAATTAGGAAAATCAAAGATTCAAGAAATTTCCAAGAAAACAAAGacaagagggagagaagagcgaTAGTTTCCAACTTTTCAAACTTCCAGcgcaaaaagagaagaaaatagagCTCGAAGAGAGAAGGGaatacgagggaaagagagaagggTAGTTAGacagaaagaataaaataaatgtttgatCCTTCTACAGTCGCTTGTCAAGTATGGCCAGGGAGAGGAATTTATTGTAGCTCAAAGCCAAGAGATTATCCCtttagctagtccaatgtagagattttaacacaaaaaaaaaatgtaaaatttagaCTTTAATTTGGCAATGACTAATCCATTGCCAATGCTAATAGAAAGAGACTTCTTCGGCTTTCTGGAATAATTATTATAGAATAGTGCTatgatcataaaaattaaaattttttaataatatgacattttaattttggataataataccatgtttattattcttattttgaaaatacctaataacttattttttcatataatgacGTGGCTCACTCTCATCTAGCCGAAATCATGATTTGCTCTTCGTTTTAGTTGAGATttagataatgaattgagatgagatgaaagttgaataatatgttattaaaatattattttttaatattattattattttaaaatttgaaaaagttgaattatttattatattttatgtaaaaatttaaaaaaattgtaataattagattaattgaGATCAACTTTGTATTCAAATGGGAATTAATTTGCCCTTCTAAAGAATATTACCAGTCCTACCATTTCCACACGATTCTTTATTTACGAAACCTTCTAGACACTGTAGGTAACagtgaaaaaataacaaataaaaaaatttagtaaaaagaaaaagaaaaagaaaatataagataacctaaaaaaaatttaaaaaaataaattcattattttcacaCTATAcactatatgtttttttttatatattaaatatgtagtgtataaatgatgaattgaagaaatgaattagtttataaaaaataaaaaaataataataaatatgatttattgataGGTAGGGATGATCagtaacaaaatttaaaaaaattatgtgaaagaCAAGCTTTGCCACGTGCACAGCAACAAAAGGTGGTACGTGGACATTGTACGGAAAGGCTGCCTCTTCCTCACAAAAACAGAACCTCATCGCTTTCCGAACTAAAGCCCCTTACTTTTGAAGCAGAGGTCATAAGCGAAGGACAGATTCCCAGACATCGACAATGTCAACCGTCAGAATTCAACCCACAGCGTGTTCCCTGTCGTCGACCGTCAGACACCTCGGCTTCTTCAATCTCCGGCTTCCCAGAAGCGCCGCAATTTCGTCCAATAGCTTCGACCGGGTGAGACGCTCCGGGATCAGAAAAGCCCTCACAGTGTCTATGTCTTCCGCTTCTTCTTCTGAACCTCTCGAAATCTTTGTCAAAGCTTCCGTCACTACACCCAACAAGCTCGGAGACTGTAAGAACTCTCTCGCTTTCTCATTTTAGTCCGTTTGGTTACTGAGAAAATgcctgaaagaaaaaaaaaatgaacttctTTATCGAAGTGTGTAGTTAATAAGGCGTTGCATCATGTTTGAAGTCATTTTCAAATGTTGAGAATGAGAACCTTGTGTTTCGACTGTTATTTGGTTTAGTTTACCACGGGTTGGTTTCTGATGAATTCTTGTCGATGCATCTGTGTCGAGTATTTTGTACTTCGATTGTGCACCACATTTTTCTTCTGTAAAACCTGTTCATTCACCTTTTGGGTGATACACTTAAGGTCGGGGATTTCGagcttttttcccctttttattttttgtgtattttggtaatttctcgtgtataattttgaaaaaaaaaaaaaaaaaaaaaaaagagagaatctGATTCTTGGACTCTAGGAACCTATATGGCTCTAGTTATACAAGCTTGCTTTTCagcttgatttaaaaatatgaaaatgattagCATTTATTAGACATTCGCTCATTAAAATCCATCGTTTGGATTCCTTTAATTTTGCATCTGCTTGAGTATTTAACTGCAGTGATTTGAAGAGAAATTGCTAGAATATATtgcttaatataaatttaaaaccaCGTGATGTATTTGATCTTGGAGGATTTCTATATAATTAAAATCCTTGAATTTGAGATGGCATCCTATACTCTATTATTTCAAATACGCctattataaaatcttaaatcaaTCCACAAATtcagtgaataaaaaataaattgtactTATCATTCATTATTCAAGCCATTTCAACGAAAAATGAAATCAAGCCAGCAGAAAAATGAGAAGGCAACATAAAAGGAAGAGTTCATTGTTGAAAATCAAAGGAAGAGGCTTTCAATGGGCCAAATTACACCAAATTGAAAGGTGAGCatatagaattttccatatGTAGTAACCCAAAATGCAAGCCTGTCTACAATGAACTGAAGAGAGACTAGGAATGCAAGATCGAGAAGATCAGGAAATAAAAGGTTTTGAAGCCCTAACCTGATACAAGAACGGGATCGTTTATATTCAAGCCCATATGTAACACAAAAACACAGTTGGTTTAAGTCttcttacttttttatataatatatataacattaagtttgattattatataattggtTCGGTCCTGTTGCATTCAGTTACCAGTGATCTGAGTCAACTAAACCAAGACTGACCAGTTCTTGTGGCTTTTGTTTGCACATTTTGGGATTGATGGCCGTCCAGTTTCAGTGAACAACTGGCCAGTTCCTGTCGGTCCTGGTTTCAATCTGTAGATCCCTAACAAAATGAGTCCAATAATTACAACATGGTTCATAAGAAGTTATTGATATTTCTATATTGTCTTGACAGGTCCTTTTTGCCAAAGGGTATTGCTGACTTTGGAGGAAAAGCATCTCCCTTATGACTTAAAGTTGGTAGATTTGACCAACAAGCCAGAAtggtaattatttaatttcatctcttTGAATCAtgtcaaaaaaattttcttctataaaAAATCATGTGGTGGTGGATAGAACCCATCAATCTGTTTGGTCAAAATCCAGTCGTATGACCACAAACACACAGAAATTGATAAGCACATATTCTACTAGCTCTGTAATATACATTAGATGCTTTTGTGTTATGATCTGTCTTTATCTTTTCATAACCaacttttcaatttgtttgCTTTGGCATCTAGGttcttaaaaattaattctGATGGTAAAGTTCCTGTAATTAAACTTGATGAGAAGTGGATGCCAGATTCAGATGTCATCACACAAGCACTAGAAGAGAAGTATCCTAATCCACCCCTGGGAACCCCTCCAGAGAAGTCTTCAGTGTATGTTTTATATTCAGCGGTTTATGCTTTAAGCATTTGATGAATACATAATCATCACAAGATAATACTTAAAAGCTTGAGTGCTTTTCACCCATCCATAGTGCATAATGGGAATTTTATGAATGTTTGATTTCTTAGCATCAAAAAGCAAATGTACAGGTGTCCCAACTGATTGtcagattttgttttggtttcaagATTCGTGCAACTTTGTGATAGACTCTATCCGTTTGTAGATAGCCCTTCCGTATTTTATGCACTGCCTCTTAGATGTGGGTATTTTGTGGCTCTAGATGTTCCCACTTTTAGTCAGATCCTTTTATCTTGATTTTCACATAGAACTGGTTCTTGTGCTCGAACACCTAAGCGAAATGAGATTGCAGGCCCCATCAATGTAATCCTTTCTTCTCCAGTAAAATTTCTCTTTCACATTGTTTTGGTTCTGGGTTTCATTAATTGCAGTCTTCTCAATTCTCACTAACTGTAGTAATAGTGCATATGTGGAACAAATCTTCAATCTCAAGTTAATTTTAGCAAGGGCAAGATTCATTTTCAACTGATGATGTGTTCATCACCTTTGGTGAGAGGAATCTTTTGCAGTGAGGCATTTCGATGAATGctttttttaaagggaaaagTTTGGTTTTCCAAAGGAAAAGCAACAAAAAGGAGTTGTTACATAGCATGTGCGTGTCTTATACAGTTCCTTGTCTCCCAGCAACCTTGGTGTCAAGTGGACTTCTATGATCAGATGAAAACATGTGATCTGCTCCTTTAATAAACATATCTCTCCTTCAaatatacatatacatttgTGATTTTCGTTAAAACTGTTGGTGCCATGGTCAATATTCATTTGTAATTTGAATGGAAGTCATGGTGCAGATTTTAATTGAATTATCTTCATCAATTAGCTTGTCTGGAGATATTCTTTAATTGAGGATTTGTGGCTACATGCACAACTCTGATGGATGTTGCTATCATGACTGTAATGCTGAAACTCATATTAGTTTGCAATTTATTAATGTGCCATTTGATGATGTAATCATAATGTTATGTTCAATAAGAGCCCCTATTTCTTTTTGGTCGTAAGTTCTcagttgtgtgtgtgtgtgggcaTCCGTGTTTGTGTTATTTAGAGAAAGTAATTTTTGAGTAATTTGTAGTGGGTCAAAGATCTTCTCCACATTCATTGGTTTCCTCAAAAGCAAAGACCCCAGTGACGGAACAGAGCAAGCATTGATCGAGGAGCTACGTTCTTTTAAcgattatatcaaagaaaatgtgAGTGCTCCATCCTTATTTTTTCCTATGTATCTGGTTATAATTTCTTGGTGGTTGGGTCCAAGAGACTGTCAATgaacttttatgaaaataattgcCGCGTGGTGTTTGTTTCAGCTTCCATTTAGCAGATTATATTGTCTGTAGTGtagttgaaaagaaaaagaaatgtctaGCAATATCtggaacataattttttttataaacagaaAAGACTGATTACACACGTACCATGAAATAGACTTTCTAAATTTCTACGAAACCAAAATACTGAAAATAGGACTCTCAATTGGCATGTGAATCAAAGTGGCACAGTTTCAGTTCCATGGATATCAACACCTTCTAAGCACTTTCAAGTGCCTGCAAATTTTGAccagcagaaaaaaaaaaaaaaaataccgttTCTGTGTGGAGGAACCACCTTCAATGCAATCTCTATTGTGAAATTTGATCTTGTTTTGGTTGTGTGTGTACATAAgccaaatttaattaataagcGATATCTTCTGACATTACTGTAATTGGTTTTTACTCATGAAGGGTCCTTTTGTCAATGGTAAAGAAGTTTCTGCTGTAGACTTGTCGCTTGGACCCAAGCTGCATCATCTGGAGATTGCTTTGGGGCATTACAAGAATTGGTCAGTTCCAGATTCTCTTCCCTACACGAAGTCTTACATGAAGGTATGTCCAATACAATATGAGCAGAACTGTAGATGTATCTGTAACTAGCAGTcgtgtttcttattttttgtagtttgcATGAGTTCT
Coding sequences:
- the LOC121252285 gene encoding glutathione S-transferase DHAR3, chloroplastic-like — protein: MSTVRIQPTACSLSSTVRHLGFFNLRLPRSAAISSNSFDRVRRSGIRKALTVSMSSASSSEPLEIFVKASVTTPNKLGDCPFCQRVLLTLEEKHLPYDLKLVDLTNKPEWFLKINSDGKVPVIKLDEKWMPDSDVITQALEEKYPNPPLGTPPEKSSVGSKIFSTFIGFLKSKDPSDGTEQALIEELRSFNDYIKENGPFVNGKEVSAVDLSLGPKLHHLEIALGHYKNWSVPDSLPYTKSYMKSIFSRDSFIKTRAQPEDVIAGWRPKVLG